The proteins below are encoded in one region of Pithys albifrons albifrons isolate INPA30051 chromosome 25, PitAlb_v1, whole genome shotgun sequence:
- the LOC139682937 gene encoding uncharacterized protein isoform X1 gives MAGRTVRVRGFPAELPPDRVADKLTIHFLRSRNGGGDIAEVRVLPGPLPCAFITFEAPEVAQRILKLKDHVLVIGGRRYPLEVTSHATELSPDEIFICACLIIDYGKLPTGKTLLRDLHKGYSNVQFNFDSRNTHCIVRGPFTELQAFSRDLLGSLNLRNQGTGEIFLPGSSHAAKEMGMHTRQQVPNSTKSAEETAKLPNWDQVCEMTPKVPSPQGPVDGEAIEQLEDFSLVMDLDIYLYMQRFCAAAYQGVLRQHHVDVVDVSSDGIAILYLQPSAGLPGDMEALRKARLALQQLYQQLEVSLRKEKIAKGGLGMDSQVLALTHELQKLYPQLLCHEDVKQLYLIGNLVDVSQAKQYFQDSITRRSAAHKADMLSSNQPSDPATSGTTEAVLHLPAVPVDSSATRLSSGRPEVKGELKLAASFSSLKADRSQACQDILLNQDSPPVGQVQLSGKHLSETDAPGLGDPTAVTQQYQPPFPMTGEVLGSAAEPQQNDPTEWDHVKGGARLPGHEVLLPFWGKGNSTSQHPGDSKSSGPIGHHSLAGTSSTFDVTRTSSALDSKPSASRPLLRRSNSFSLPRSKESDKPRDSGSSRVSEEMSLDSLQWSYLRDTCHTILDELCRGGRVQILERHTGDCTVLTLQAADRSRLFQAKWKMEALVQKCPDLVCQSLSYSELAVDGPDDSALNELCSLLQGKSLQAGLSKDKDKLYLVCPKEMLPGVTEAFRMFSSRRLCALKSSSMSPGPESTGQPSVIQPSRSQDTVLDAALPISLECLQMGLQHLNISDKADTTDMPRASWVPETKERRSPSPWRFQQARGQEQANGRVDSGAGRGGISLLSPAAGGKPSPAGLRESKEQLKTKLSLGEPDITQPKQVLPDRFPFARDKGKNRGGHNEAMGQLCSQVPAAERAPHSLPTCLYRATAAELPPAAAQQAPAAEPRAQGKAQGQEQ, from the exons ATGGCGGGCCGCACGGTGCGGGTGCGGGGCTTCCCCGCCGAGCTGCCTCCCGACAGGGTGGCCGACAAGCTGACCATCCACTTCCTGCGCTCCCGCAACGGCGGCGGGGACATCGCCGAGGTCCGGGTGCTGCCCGGGCCCCTGCCCTGCGCCTTCATCACCTTCGAGGCGCCGGAAG TGGCCCAGCGGATCCTGAAGCTGAAGGACCACGTGCTGGTTATTGGAGGAAGGCGGTACCCACTGGAGGTGACCTCGCACGCTACGGAGCTCAGCCCTGATGAG ATCTTCATCTGTGCATGCTTGATAATTGACTATGGCAAGCTTCCCACTGGCAAAACCCTCCTGAGGGACTTGCACAAAGGCTACAGCAACGTGCAGTTCAACTTTGACTCCAGGAACACACACTGCATAGTCCGGGGCCCATTCACTGAGCTGCAGGCCTTCAGCAGAGACTTGCTGGGCAGCCTGAACCTCAGGAACCAAGGCACTGGGGAGATCTTCCTGCCAGGCTCCAGCCATGCAGCCAAAGAGATGGGAATGCACACTCGCCAGCAAGTGCCTAACTCCACTAAGTCAGCAGAAGAGACAGCAAAGTTGCCAAACTGGGACCAGGTGTGTGAAATGACACCTAAAGTCCCATCACCTCAGGGCCCAGTGGATGGGGAAGCCATAGAACAGCTGGAGGACTTTTCCCTAGTCATGGACTTGGACATTTACTTGTACATGCAGAGGTTCTGTGCTGCTGCGTACCAGGGTGTGCTGCGCCAGCATCACGTGGATGTGGTGGATGTTAGCAGTGATGGCATTGCCATATTGTACCTCCAACCATCTGCAGGTCTGCCTGGCGACATGGAGGCCTTGAGAAAGGCCCgcctggccctgcagcagctctaCCAGCAGCTGGAGGTGAGCCTGCGCAAGGAGAAGATCGCCaagggagggctgggaatggacAGCCAGGTACTGGCTCTAACACATGAGCTGCAGAAGCTGTATCCCCAGTTGCTCTGCCATGAGGATGTGAAGCAGCTGTATCTTATTGGAAACCTTGTTGATGTGTCCCAGGCCAAGCAGTACTTTCAGGATTCCATCACCAGAAGAAGTGCTGCACATAAGGCTGACATGCTAAGCAGCAATCAGCCCTCAGACCCTGCAACCTCTGGCACCACAGAGGCTGTGCTACATCTGCCTGCAGTGCCTGTGGATTCCTCAGCAACCAGGCTTAGCTCAGGCAGGCCAGAGGTGAAAGGTGAGCTTAAACTAGCTGCCAGCTTCAGCTCCCTGAAGGCTGACAGGTCTCAGGCTTGCCAGGACATCTTGCTGAATCAGGACTCTCCACCAGTGGGACAGGTGCAGCTTTCTGGGAAACACTTGTCAGAGACAGATGCTCCTGGTCTGGGTGACCCAACGGCAGTGACCCAGCAGTATCAGCCTCCCTTCCCTATGACAGGTGAGGTTCTGGGGTCAGCAGCAGAGCCTCAGCAGAATGATCCCACAGAATGGGACCATGTCAAAGGAGGTGCCAGGCTTCCAGGACATGAGGTGCTGTTGCCCTTTTGGGGCAAGGGAAACAGCACTTCACAGCATCCTGGGGACTCCAAAAGCTCAGGTCCCATTGGGCACCATTCCCTTGCTGGCACCTCCAGCACATTTGATGTAACAAGGACCTCTTCTGCTTTAGACTCCAAACCCTCTGCATCCAGGCCTTTGCTGCGAAGGTCCAACAGCTTCTCCCTGCCGAGGTCAAAGGAAAGCGACAAGCCCCGAGACAGTGGCAGCAGTAGAGTTAGTGAGGAAATGAGCCTGGACTCTCTGCAGTGGTCTTACCTGAGAGACACCTGCCACACCATTCTTGACGAGCTGTGCAGGGGTGGAAGGGTGCAGATCTTGGAGCGCCACACTGGGGACTGCACGGTGCTGACACTACAGGCAGCAGACAGGAGCAGGCTCTTCCAAGCAAAATGGAAGATGGAAGCTCTTGTGCAGAAGTGCCCTGACCTGGTGTGTCAGAGTCTGAGCTACTCAGAGCTTGCTGTAGATGGTCCAGATGACAGTGCCCTGAATGAACTGTGCAGCCTTTTGCAAGGAAAATCCCTCCAGGCTGGACTCAGCAAAGACAAGGACAAGCTGTATCTTGTCTGTCCCAAGGAGATGCTGCCAGGAGTGACTGAGGCCTTCCGCATGTTTTCTTCTAGGAGGCTGTGTGCCCTGAAGTCTTCATCCATGTCTCCAGGACCAGAGAGTACAGGCCAGCCAAGTGTCATCCAGCCAAGCAGAAGCCAGGACACGGTACTGGATGCAGCCCTTCCCATCAGCTTGGAATGCCTCCAGATGGGCCTGCAGCACCTGAACATCAGCGATAAAGCAGACACCACAGACATGCCCAGGGCTTCCTGGGTGCCAGAGACTAAAGAAAGGAGGTCCCCCAGTCCTTGGAGGTTCCAGCAGGCAAGGGGGCAGGAGCAGGCCAATGGCCGTGTAGATTCTGGGGCTGGGCGAGGAGGAATCAGCCTTCTGagccctgctgcagggggtAAGCCAAGTCCAGCTGGTCTGAGGGAGtccaaggagcagctgaagacaaaactGTCTCTGGGGGAGCCTGACATCACCCAGCCAAAACAGGTTTTACCAGATAGATTCCCATTTGCAAGAGACAAAGGCAAGAACAGAGGAGGCCACAATGAAGCGATGGGACAGCTGTGCTCCCAAGTCCCTGCAGCAGAGAGGGCTCCTCACTCCCTACCCACTTGTCTGTACAGGGccacagctgctgagctgccaccagctgcagcccaacaggcacctgcagcagagcccagagcccagggaaaggcccaggggcaggagcagtga
- the LOC139682941 gene encoding interferon-induced 35 kDa protein-like isoform X1: MGFRAGRGRGSESESGSRHGAPGSGDRVGNAPRGSGRAAASAAGMDSEEDSFVRLPCSDASQNDGQESLEQLRQEIDRFKERHSVLEQECEELQVAKEAAEQRTRELRQEGELLRKTLEQQLFLNRDEERALQGDFFVAQEKNNKLRQEKRVLKSKLEESERALHSDPMMMLSALPEKKMMFKGLVANKEDVNKLTLTPWIQYPLPGGSALITFEKAEVAQRIIEMKEHVVKLSCGDKLEEPDQCRMRVQAAPVELLLPSALEIRLTQSSRSILVSDLPSLGIPEETLLDKLELFFSKTKNGGSEVESREFWGDSGQMVLTFTRDGVAEPLIEKGHIQVLIERGKYKVKISPCMIGSIINVQLQPSRCSKTVLLSGIPDLLDEESMRDTLEIHFQKASRGGGEVDALAYVPAGQTGLAVFVEDTG, translated from the exons ATGGGGTTtcgggccgggcggggccgcggaAGCGAAAGCGAAAGCGGGAGCCGGCACGGGGCCCCCGGCAGCGGAGACCGGGTAGGGAACGCTCCGCGGGGCTCCGGTCGTGCCGCCGCCAGCGCCGCGGGGATGGACTCGGAGGAG GACTCCTTCGTCCGGCTGCCGTGCTCCGACGCCTCGCAGAACGACGGCCAGGAGAGCCTTGAGCAGCTCCGGCAGGAGATCGATCGATTCAAG GAGCGTCACAGTGTTCTGGAGCAAGAATGTGAAGAGCTACAAGTGGCCAAGGAAGCTGCAGAGCAAAGAACACGAGAGCTGAGGCAAGAGGGAGAACTTCTTCGTAAAACTCTTGAGCAacaattgtttttaaatagagaTGAAGAGAGAGCCCTCCAG ggTGACTTTTTTGTAGCACAGGAGAAGAACAACAAACTGAGGCAGGAGAAGCGGGTCTTGAAAAGTAAACTGGAAGAATCGGAGAGGGCCCTCCATAGTGATCCTATGATG ATGCTGTCTGCCTTGCCGGAAAAGAAAATGATGTTTAAGGGACTTGTAGCAAACAAGGAGGACGTGAACAAACTGACACTTACCCCATGGATCCAGTACCCTCTGCCAGGGGGCTCGGCTCTCATCACCTTTGAGAAGGCAGAGG TGGCCCAGAGGATCATAGAGATGAAGGAGCACGTGGTGAAGCTGAGCTGTGGGGACAAACTGGAGGAGCCTGACCAGTGCAGGATGCGGGTGCAGGCAGCACCCGTGGAGTTACTGCTGCCGTCTGCCCTGGAG ATCAGGCTGACTCAGAGCAGCCGAAGCATCCTCGTGTCTgacctgcccagcctgggcatCCCTGAGGAGACACTGCTGGACAAGCTGGAGCTCTTCTTCAGCAAGACGAAGAATGGGGGCAGTGAGGTGGAGAGCAGGGAGTTCTGGGGCGACTCTGGCCAAATGGTGCTGACCTTCACACGGGATGGAG TGGCAGAGCCGCTAATTGAGAAAGGACACATCCAGGTGCTTATTGAGAGAGGAAAATACAAAGTCAAAATATCGCCATGCATGATTGGAAGCATCATTAACGTGCAG ctccagccctcccGCTGCTCCAAGACTGTCCTGCTCTCTGGCATTCCCGATCTGCTGGATGAGGAGTCCATGAGAGACACCCTGGAGATCCACTTTCAGAAAGCCAGCCGCGGCGGCGGGGAGGTGGACGCGCTCGCCTACGTTCCAGCGGGGCAGACGGGGCTGGCCGTGTTTGTGGAGGACACGGGCTAG
- the RUNDC1 gene encoding RUN domain-containing protein 1, which produces MSSVSRAGAVHLNTSRWSSMVTFTSMLSSTQNSRYTYRGRSYHSVFAGCLREKQTSQYHRGHSRGASSAPPPGPLLHPRAQPRGCRREPGGCRPVCGGRWASSALLSRPAGPSPGSQPGPSGPCPLPSAGTVPRCPGMVPRPGPGAVEGRCPSRPTALTSPLRCRPRPELFRAGGEAAGWAGRGDRPGRAQRGQPAARSRPAVGAPRPPGPPGTSRELRDPPRPSANPPGPPQPLRRAARGRPRPAGPAHRPARRRQDGGGGAAAVAAVEAAMEAEGGASGPGERWAPVGAVSAEEEEEDDDEVAAGSRSPQSVARLQAERRRLHGALLALASHFAQVQFRLRQVARAGPAEQQRLLRDLEDFAFRGCPAPLPHGLGAAPGEQEKQEQIEVQKEKQRELILQLKTQLDDLETFAYQEGSYDSLPQSVVMERQQMIINELIKKLDMDLSEDIATLSPEELRQRVDAAIAQIVNPARLKEQLVEQLKTQIRDLEMFINFIQDEVGSSGKAEDGHCDCRGSSKPSTRPSANRVNPEDARRMRETGLQLMRRMLAVLQIFAVSQFGCATGQIPHTLWQKDQDNKDFSPLIKKLELSVERVRQLALEQQQAEHGFCSSELQDVPLGGRDELTLAVRRELTVALRDLLAHGLSASSPGMSLVLAPIACLIPALTPSPRTMHPWELFVKYYNTKNGQAFVESPARKLSQSFALPVTGAVAATPKQSLLAAIHTVLTEHGPFKRSADSELKALVCLALNEQRLVSWLNLICKSGALVQSHYQPWSYMASTGFESALTLLSRLSNLKFDLPVDLAVRQLKNIKDAF; this is translated from the exons ATGTCATCagtcagcagggcaggggcagttcACCTGAACACCAGCCGCTGGTCCTCTATGGTAACTTTCACGTCCATGCTGTCCTCGACGCAGAACTCCAGGTACACGTACCGCGGGCGATCGTACCACAGTGTCTTTGCAGGTTGCCTTAGGGAAAAGCAGACCAGCCAGTATCACCGGGGGCATTCCCGcggtgccagctctgctccgCCTCCGGGGCCGCTCCTTCACCCCCGTGcccagccccggggctgccGGAGGGAGCCGGGCGGGTGCCGGCCGGTGTGTGGTGGGCGGTGGGCCAGCAGCGCTCTCCTGTCCCGCCCCGCAGGCCCCTCGCCCGGCAGTCAGCCTGGCCCGTCCGGCCCGTGCCCGCTCCCCTCTGCCGGTACCGTTCCCCGCTGCCCCGGGATGGTGCCTCGGCCGGGACCGGGCGCCGTGGAGGGGCGCTGCCCGTCCCGTCCGACCGCGCTCACCTCGCCATTGCGGTGCCGACCCCGCCCCGAGCTATTTCGGGCCGGGGGCGAGGCTGCCGGCTGGGCCGGGAGGGGGGACCGGCCGGGGCGGGCACAACGCGGCCAACCCGCAGCCCGGTCGCGGCCTGCGGTGGGAGCTCCCCGACCCCCAGGACCGCCCGGGACTTCCCGGGAACTCCGGGACCCCCCGAGACCTTCCGCGAACCCCCCGGGGCCGCCGCAGCCGCTCCGCCGCGCCGCGAGGGGGCGCCCtcgccccgccggccccgcccaTCGCCCCGCCCGGCGGCgccaagatggcggcggggGCGCGGCGGCCGTAGCGGCGGTAGAGGCGGCCATGGAGGCGGAGGGCGGCGCGTCGGGCCCCGGCGAGCGCTGGGCGCCGGTAGGCGCCGTGTCGGcggaggaggaagaggaggacgACGACGAGGTGGCGGCGGGGAGCAGGTCGCCGCAGTCGGTGGCGCGGCTGCAGGCCGAGCGGCGCCGGCTGCACGGGGCGCTGCTGGCGCTCGCCTCGCACTTCGCACAGGTGCAGTTCCGGCTCCGGCAGGTGGCCCGGGCGGGCCCGGCCGAGCAGCAGCGCCTGCTCCGCGACCTCGAGGACTTCGCCTTCCGCGGCTGCCCCGCGCCGCTGCCCCACGGGCTCGGTGCCGCCCCG GGTGAGCAAGAGAAGCAGGAGCAGATTGAGGTccagaaagagaagcagagggagctgATCCTGCAGCTCAAGACACAGCTGGATGACCTGGAGACCTTTGCTTACCAAGAGGGCAGCTATGATTCTCTGCCACAGTCTGTGGTTATGGAAAGGCAACAG ATGATTATAAATGAGTTGATAAAGAAGCTGGACATGGACTTGAGTGAAGATATTGCAACTCTCTCTCCAGAGGAACTGCGGCAGCGGGTGGATGCTGCCATAGCACAGATTGTAAATCCAGCCAggctgaaggagcagctggTGGAACAACTGAAGACCCAGATAAGGGACCTCGAAATGTTCATCAACTTCATTCAGG ATGAAGTTGGAAGCTCTGGCAAGGCAGAAGATGGACACTGTGACTGCAGGGGCTCCTCCAAACCCAGCACTCGGCCTTCTGCGAACAGAG TGAACCCAGAAGATGCCAGAAGAATGCGGGAGACGGGCCTGCAGCTCATGCGCCGCATGCTGGCCGTGCTGCAGATCTTTGCTGTCAGCCAGTTTGGTTGTGCCACGGGTCAGATCCCTCACACGTTGTGGCAGAAGGACCAAGACAACAAGGACTTCTCCCCTTTAATTAAGAAACTGGAGTTGTCAGTGGAGCGGGTGAGGCAGCTCGccctggaacagcagcaggcagagcatgGTTTCTGCTCCTCTGAGCTGCAGGACGTTCCCCTGGGAGGCAGAGATGAGCTGACACTGGCTGTGCGCAGGGAGCTGACGGTGGCTCTGCGGGACCTGCTGGCTCACGGGCTCTCTGCCTCTTCCCCTGGCATGAGCCTGGTGTTGGCCCCCATTGCCTGCTTGATTCCTGCGCTCACCCCCTCGCCACGGACGATGCACCCCTGGGAACTCTTTGTCAAGTATTACAACACTAAGAACGGACAAGCCTTTGTGGAATCCCCAGCTCGCAAGCTGTCCCAGTCCTTTGCCTTGCCTGTGACAGGAGCAGTGGCTGCCacccccaagcagagcctgcTGGCTGCCATCCACACCGTGCTGACGGAGCACGGCCCCTTCAAGCGCAGCGCGGACTCGGAGCTGAAGGCGCTGGTGTGCCTGGCACTCAACGAGCAGCGCCTGGTCTCCTGGCTCAACCTCATCTGCAAGTCTGGAGCTCTGGTGCAGTCCCACTACCAGCCCTGGAGCTACATGGCCAGCACGGGGTTTGAGAGTGCACTCACCCTCCTCAGCCGCCTGAGCAACTTGAAGTTCGACCTCCCTGTTGATCTGGCTGTCCGGCAGCTGAAAAACATCAAAGATGCTTTTTGA
- the LOC139682937 gene encoding uncharacterized protein isoform X2 yields MAGRTVRVRGFPAELPPDRVADKLTIHFLRSRNGGGDIAEVRVLPGPLPCAFITFEAPEVAQRILKLKDHVLVIGGRRYPLEVTSHATELSPDEIFICACLIIDYGKLPTGKTLLRDLHKGYSNVQFNFDSRNTHCIVRGPFTELQAFSRDLLGSLNLRNQGTGEIFLPGSSHAAKEMGMHTRQQVPNSTKSAEETAKLPNWDQVCEMTPKVPSPQGPVDGEAIEQLEDFSLVMDLDIYLYMQRFCAAAYQGVLRQHHVDVVDVSSDGIAILYLQPSAGLPGDMEALRKARLALQQLYQQLEVSLRKEKIAKGGLGMDSQVLALTHELQKLYPQLLCHEDVKQLYLIGNLVDVSQAKQYFQDSITRRSAAHKADMLSSNQPSDPATSGTTEAVLHLPAVPVDSSATRLSSGRPEVKGELKLAASFSSLKADRSQACQDILLNQDSPPVGQVQLSGKHLSETDAPGLGDPTAVTQQYQPPFPMTGGCVP; encoded by the exons ATGGCGGGCCGCACGGTGCGGGTGCGGGGCTTCCCCGCCGAGCTGCCTCCCGACAGGGTGGCCGACAAGCTGACCATCCACTTCCTGCGCTCCCGCAACGGCGGCGGGGACATCGCCGAGGTCCGGGTGCTGCCCGGGCCCCTGCCCTGCGCCTTCATCACCTTCGAGGCGCCGGAAG TGGCCCAGCGGATCCTGAAGCTGAAGGACCACGTGCTGGTTATTGGAGGAAGGCGGTACCCACTGGAGGTGACCTCGCACGCTACGGAGCTCAGCCCTGATGAG ATCTTCATCTGTGCATGCTTGATAATTGACTATGGCAAGCTTCCCACTGGCAAAACCCTCCTGAGGGACTTGCACAAAGGCTACAGCAACGTGCAGTTCAACTTTGACTCCAGGAACACACACTGCATAGTCCGGGGCCCATTCACTGAGCTGCAGGCCTTCAGCAGAGACTTGCTGGGCAGCCTGAACCTCAGGAACCAAGGCACTGGGGAGATCTTCCTGCCAGGCTCCAGCCATGCAGCCAAAGAGATGGGAATGCACACTCGCCAGCAAGTGCCTAACTCCACTAAGTCAGCAGAAGAGACAGCAAAGTTGCCAAACTGGGACCAGGTGTGTGAAATGACACCTAAAGTCCCATCACCTCAGGGCCCAGTGGATGGGGAAGCCATAGAACAGCTGGAGGACTTTTCCCTAGTCATGGACTTGGACATTTACTTGTACATGCAGAGGTTCTGTGCTGCTGCGTACCAGGGTGTGCTGCGCCAGCATCACGTGGATGTGGTGGATGTTAGCAGTGATGGCATTGCCATATTGTACCTCCAACCATCTGCAGGTCTGCCTGGCGACATGGAGGCCTTGAGAAAGGCCCgcctggccctgcagcagctctaCCAGCAGCTGGAGGTGAGCCTGCGCAAGGAGAAGATCGCCaagggagggctgggaatggacAGCCAGGTACTGGCTCTAACACATGAGCTGCAGAAGCTGTATCCCCAGTTGCTCTGCCATGAGGATGTGAAGCAGCTGTATCTTATTGGAAACCTTGTTGATGTGTCCCAGGCCAAGCAGTACTTTCAGGATTCCATCACCAGAAGAAGTGCTGCACATAAGGCTGACATGCTAAGCAGCAATCAGCCCTCAGACCCTGCAACCTCTGGCACCACAGAGGCTGTGCTACATCTGCCTGCAGTGCCTGTGGATTCCTCAGCAACCAGGCTTAGCTCAGGCAGGCCAGAGGTGAAAGGTGAGCTTAAACTAGCTGCCAGCTTCAGCTCCCTGAAGGCTGACAGGTCTCAGGCTTGCCAGGACATCTTGCTGAATCAGGACTCTCCACCAGTGGGACAGGTGCAGCTTTCTGGGAAACACTTGTCAGAGACAGATGCTCCTGGTCTGGGTGACCCAACGGCAGTGACCCAGCAGTATCAGCCTCCCTTCCCTATGACAG GAGGCTGTGTGCCCTGA
- the LOC139682941 gene encoding interferon-induced 35 kDa protein homolog isoform X2, whose protein sequence is MGFRAGRGRGSESESGSRHGAPGSGDRVGNAPRGSGRAAASAAGMDSEEDSFVRLPCSDASQNDGQESLEQLRQEIDRFKERHSVLEQECEELQVAKEAAEQRTRELRQEGELLRKTLEQQLFLNRDEERALQMLSALPEKKMMFKGLVANKEDVNKLTLTPWIQYPLPGGSALITFEKAEVAQRIIEMKEHVVKLSCGDKLEEPDQCRMRVQAAPVELLLPSALEIRLTQSSRSILVSDLPSLGIPEETLLDKLELFFSKTKNGGSEVESREFWGDSGQMVLTFTRDGVAEPLIEKGHIQVLIERGKYKVKISPCMIGSIINVQLQPSRCSKTVLLSGIPDLLDEESMRDTLEIHFQKASRGGGEVDALAYVPAGQTGLAVFVEDTG, encoded by the exons ATGGGGTTtcgggccgggcggggccgcggaAGCGAAAGCGAAAGCGGGAGCCGGCACGGGGCCCCCGGCAGCGGAGACCGGGTAGGGAACGCTCCGCGGGGCTCCGGTCGTGCCGCCGCCAGCGCCGCGGGGATGGACTCGGAGGAG GACTCCTTCGTCCGGCTGCCGTGCTCCGACGCCTCGCAGAACGACGGCCAGGAGAGCCTTGAGCAGCTCCGGCAGGAGATCGATCGATTCAAG GAGCGTCACAGTGTTCTGGAGCAAGAATGTGAAGAGCTACAAGTGGCCAAGGAAGCTGCAGAGCAAAGAACACGAGAGCTGAGGCAAGAGGGAGAACTTCTTCGTAAAACTCTTGAGCAacaattgtttttaaatagagaTGAAGAGAGAGCCCTCCAG ATGCTGTCTGCCTTGCCGGAAAAGAAAATGATGTTTAAGGGACTTGTAGCAAACAAGGAGGACGTGAACAAACTGACACTTACCCCATGGATCCAGTACCCTCTGCCAGGGGGCTCGGCTCTCATCACCTTTGAGAAGGCAGAGG TGGCCCAGAGGATCATAGAGATGAAGGAGCACGTGGTGAAGCTGAGCTGTGGGGACAAACTGGAGGAGCCTGACCAGTGCAGGATGCGGGTGCAGGCAGCACCCGTGGAGTTACTGCTGCCGTCTGCCCTGGAG ATCAGGCTGACTCAGAGCAGCCGAAGCATCCTCGTGTCTgacctgcccagcctgggcatCCCTGAGGAGACACTGCTGGACAAGCTGGAGCTCTTCTTCAGCAAGACGAAGAATGGGGGCAGTGAGGTGGAGAGCAGGGAGTTCTGGGGCGACTCTGGCCAAATGGTGCTGACCTTCACACGGGATGGAG TGGCAGAGCCGCTAATTGAGAAAGGACACATCCAGGTGCTTATTGAGAGAGGAAAATACAAAGTCAAAATATCGCCATGCATGATTGGAAGCATCATTAACGTGCAG ctccagccctcccGCTGCTCCAAGACTGTCCTGCTCTCTGGCATTCCCGATCTGCTGGATGAGGAGTCCATGAGAGACACCCTGGAGATCCACTTTCAGAAAGCCAGCCGCGGCGGCGGGGAGGTGGACGCGCTCGCCTACGTTCCAGCGGGGCAGACGGGGCTGGCCGTGTTTGTGGAGGACACGGGCTAG
- the RPL27 gene encoding large ribosomal subunit protein eL27 produces the protein MGKFMKPGKVVLVLAGRYSGRKAVIVKNIDDGTSDRPYSHALVAGIDRYPRKVTAAMGKKKIAKRSKIKSFVKVYNYNHLMPTRYSVDIPLDKTVVNKDVFRDPALKRKARREAKVKFEERYKTGKNKWFFQKLRF, from the exons ATGGGGAAGTTCATGAAGCCGGGGAaggtggtgctggtgctggctgGGCGCTACTCGGGGCGGAAGGCCGTCATCGTTAAG AACATCGACGATGGCACCTCGGACCGGCCGTACAGCCACGCCTTGGTGGCCGGGATCGACCGCTACCCGCGCAAGGTGACGGCCGCCATGGGCAAGAAGAAGATCGCCAAGAGATCCAAGATCAAGTCCTTCGTCAAGGTTTACAACTACAACCACCTGATGCCCACCCG GTATTCTGTGGATATTCCCCTGGACAAAACAGTGGTCAATAAGGACGTGTTCAGGGACCCTGCTCTGAAACGGAAAGCGAGACGTGAAGCCAAGGTGAAATTTGAGGAAAG GTACAAAACCGGCAAGAACAAGTGGTTCTTCCAGAAGCTGCGATTCTAG